One Aquisediminimonas profunda genomic region harbors:
- a CDS encoding MFS transporter, which produces MNAGAGQKPRPFAFTLIGIGAATGAAHIGNNFTTYLVGGLIDRFGFLPSQMGAWNMAETLSYAAAMFLVAPRSRSMDARMLAVLATALVCLAQVVSAHTGTFALLFAGRIGTGFGFGIMNSAVNLAAGRTEHPARWISLGITVQTILYSVVSIGLPMIGKSFGVSGMFLALAGLSMSLGLLAMFLPGGVDPVAGSDDPKSGAGVGAEGQRVLIAMALFAFGSLAIWPFIERTAHAIGIPATRFGQFQSMAVLASALSNAILAAVIKRLPRTWPLVAALGGCGLTCVLLTTVGSEFAFAGAFIAYMISWFLTYPLLLGLAYAHDSSGRLAVMTTGTWLLSQSFGSLVAGYVAQSFGGYTPIGPLGGVFCIMAIAIAVPVARRLDKA; this is translated from the coding sequence TTGAACGCCGGGGCAGGGCAAAAGCCCAGGCCCTTTGCCTTTACACTGATCGGAATCGGCGCGGCGACCGGCGCGGCCCACATCGGCAACAATTTCACGACTTACCTTGTCGGCGGATTGATTGACCGCTTTGGCTTCTTGCCATCGCAAATGGGCGCCTGGAACATGGCTGAAACGCTAAGCTATGCTGCGGCCATGTTCCTGGTCGCACCGCGGTCGCGATCAATGGATGCACGGATGTTGGCAGTGTTGGCTACGGCGCTCGTCTGCCTTGCGCAGGTCGTCTCAGCTCATACGGGAACTTTTGCGCTGCTCTTCGCGGGTAGAATCGGCACAGGGTTCGGCTTTGGAATCATGAACAGCGCGGTCAATCTGGCGGCGGGTCGCACTGAACATCCTGCGCGATGGATCTCGCTTGGAATAACGGTTCAGACCATCCTGTATTCGGTTGTCAGCATCGGCCTGCCCATGATTGGCAAGTCATTCGGAGTTTCCGGCATGTTTCTGGCACTCGCTGGCCTCAGCATGAGTCTTGGATTGCTCGCCATGTTCCTTCCCGGCGGTGTTGATCCGGTAGCAGGGTCTGATGACCCAAAATCAGGCGCTGGCGTTGGGGCCGAGGGGCAGCGCGTTCTGATTGCCATGGCGTTGTTTGCATTCGGGTCGCTCGCCATTTGGCCATTCATCGAGCGCACTGCCCACGCGATCGGCATTCCCGCCACACGGTTCGGCCAATTCCAGAGCATGGCCGTCCTGGCAAGTGCGCTGAGCAATGCCATTCTGGCCGCTGTAATCAAGCGGTTGCCCCGGACATGGCCATTGGTGGCGGCGCTGGGAGGGTGCGGACTGACCTGTGTCCTGTTGACGACTGTCGGCAGCGAGTTTGCCTTCGCGGGCGCCTTCATTGCCTACATGATCAGTTGGTTCCTCACGTATCCGCTTCTGCTCGGGCTCGCCTATGCCCATGATTCCAGCGGCCGGCTTGCGGTCATGACAACCGGCACTTGGCTTTTGTCACAAAGTTTCGGATCGCTTGTTGCCGGGTATGTTGCGCA
- a CDS encoding enoyl-CoA hydratase-related protein — MSAVRLERHDNILVITLDRPKANAINVATSHELFAAFRTLDEDPALRVGIVTGAGRFFSAGWDLGAANEGEAVDADHGPGGFAGLTEYFDLTKPVIAAVNGLAVGGGFELALAADFIVASTSARFWLPEVQLGILPDSGGLLRLPKVIPAPLAREMILTGRKLDADEASTFGLASRVVDPESLLDSALELARNIAAGAPLAIVAARQVLRATEGMTVRQGYELMRSGSLRSYRAMLESEDALEGPRAFAEGRPPRWMGR, encoded by the coding sequence ATGAGTGCTGTCAGGCTAGAACGTCACGACAATATTCTTGTCATCACGCTGGATCGGCCCAAGGCGAATGCCATCAATGTGGCGACCAGTCATGAGCTCTTTGCCGCGTTCAGAACTCTTGATGAGGATCCGGCTTTACGTGTCGGCATTGTAACAGGTGCGGGCCGCTTTTTTTCCGCGGGATGGGACCTTGGCGCTGCCAATGAGGGCGAGGCAGTCGATGCCGATCACGGTCCCGGCGGATTTGCCGGGCTTACCGAATATTTTGATCTGACGAAGCCTGTCATTGCTGCAGTGAACGGGCTCGCTGTGGGCGGCGGCTTCGAACTCGCTCTTGCCGCGGATTTTATCGTGGCCAGCACGTCCGCCCGCTTTTGGCTACCTGAAGTTCAGCTCGGAATCTTGCCCGATTCCGGCGGATTACTGCGCCTGCCAAAAGTCATACCGGCGCCCTTGGCGCGGGAAATGATTCTGACCGGCCGGAAGCTTGATGCTGATGAAGCGTCCACATTCGGCTTGGCAAGCCGCGTGGTGGATCCGGAAAGTCTCCTCGATTCTGCACTTGAGCTGGCGCGCAACATTGCTGCGGGAGCGCCGCTCGCCATTGTCGCTGCCCGCCAGGTCCTTCGGGCCACTGAAGGAATGACTGTTCGGCAAGGGTATGAGTTGATGCGGAGCGGTTCGTTGCGCTCGTACAGAGCTATGCTTGAGTCCGAAGATGCATTGGAGGGGCCGCGCGCTTTTGCCGAGGGGCGCCCGCCAAGATGGATGGGTCGATAG
- the betC gene encoding choline-sulfatase: protein MARKPNILILMADQMAAPFLPFYADSPVLVPNLARLAEEGVLFTSAYSNSPLCGPARFTMQAGQLPSRIGAYDNACELPAATPCMAHYLRYSGYRTILAGKMHFVGPDQLHGFEERLTTDIYPADFGWTPDWSDFEHRPSWYHSMDSVLTAGPTVRTNQLDFDEEAVFATRRKLYDIARDNDERPFFLTLSLTHPHDPYACPETYWNRYDGIEIPMPKVSIPIDRTDPHSRRLRHVCGVDLDEVTQDQVRAARRAYFGSISYVDDQFGSVLQTLSETGLRDDTIVLVCGDHGDMLGERGLWYKMNFFEGAARIPLIVHAPKRYAPRRVDASVSLVDLLPTLLEFGGVDVEPAVPLDGRSLVPHLESGTGHDEVIGEYMGEGALAPVVMIRRGPWKFVHCPIDPDQLFNLSDDPDELNNVACEPSCAGLVAELRNEVMNRWDFEAITADVLASQRRRRLVALANATGVLSPWDFQPRRDAAQEYVRAHMDLEDLEAMARFPRVRS from the coding sequence ATGGCGCGCAAACCAAATATACTGATCCTGATGGCGGACCAAATGGCTGCGCCCTTTCTGCCCTTTTATGCGGACTCACCGGTTCTGGTCCCCAATCTCGCACGTCTGGCGGAAGAGGGGGTGCTGTTTACGTCGGCCTATTCCAACAGTCCGCTGTGCGGGCCGGCGCGGTTTACCATGCAGGCCGGACAACTGCCGTCCCGCATCGGGGCCTATGACAATGCCTGCGAGCTTCCCGCAGCGACGCCGTGCATGGCCCATTACCTGCGCTACTCAGGCTACCGCACGATTCTGGCCGGGAAAATGCATTTCGTTGGTCCGGATCAGCTGCACGGATTCGAAGAACGTCTTACGACCGACATCTATCCCGCAGACTTTGGCTGGACGCCGGACTGGAGCGATTTCGAGCATCGACCAAGCTGGTATCATTCCATGGATTCGGTTCTGACAGCCGGTCCGACAGTTCGCACCAACCAGCTCGATTTCGACGAAGAGGCGGTCTTTGCGACACGACGAAAACTCTATGACATTGCGCGCGACAATGATGAGCGCCCCTTTTTCCTGACACTTTCACTGACGCATCCACATGATCCCTATGCGTGCCCGGAAACATATTGGAACCGGTATGACGGCATCGAGATTCCCATGCCGAAAGTCTCGATTCCCATCGACCGGACCGATCCCCATTCCCGGCGGTTGCGCCACGTTTGCGGAGTGGATCTTGATGAAGTCACGCAAGACCAGGTTCGAGCAGCGCGAAGGGCCTATTTCGGTTCAATAAGCTATGTCGATGACCAGTTTGGGTCCGTACTCCAAACGCTCTCTGAAACTGGCTTGCGGGACGACACCATAGTCCTTGTCTGTGGCGACCACGGCGACATGCTGGGTGAACGCGGCCTTTGGTACAAGATGAATTTCTTCGAAGGGGCCGCGCGGATTCCCCTGATCGTCCATGCGCCAAAGCGGTACGCACCGCGCAGGGTGGACGCCAGTGTTTCACTTGTCGACCTGCTGCCGACGCTGCTCGAATTCGGCGGCGTGGACGTTGAACCAGCAGTTCCGCTCGACGGTCGGAGCCTTGTCCCGCATCTCGAAAGTGGAACAGGCCATGATGAGGTCATAGGCGAATACATGGGCGAAGGCGCCCTGGCTCCCGTGGTCATGATCCGCCGGGGTCCATGGAAGTTCGTTCATTGTCCCATTGACCCGGATCAGTTGTTCAACCTTTCGGATGATCCTGATGAACTTAACAATGTTGCGTGCGAACCGTCTTGTGCAGGGCTTGTCGCGGAGTTGCGCAATGAAGTGATGAACAGATGGGACTTTGAGGCGATAACCGCTGATGTGCTTGCCAGCCAGCGCCGTCGGCGCCTTGTTGCCCTTGCCAACGCAACCGGTGTGCTGTCGCCTTGGGATTTCCAACCAAGGCGTGACGCAGCACAGGAATATGTAAGGGCCCATATGGACCTTGAAGACCTTGAAGCAATGGCTCGATTTCCGCGGGTGAGGTCTTGA